A stretch of DNA from Mycobacterium senriense:
GGTGAACAACGCCTGAGCCTGGTACTGGGACAGGTAGACGATCTTGTCGATCGAGGTCAGCTCGACCTCGGAGAACTGCTTGCGGAACGCGTCGCTGCTGAGCTTGGCCAGCGCCTGGTCGGATCGTTTGTCCTGGACGCCGTCGTACAGCCCGCACAGCGCGTTGCGGGCGATCTCGTCGATGTCGCGGTGCTCCAGCGCGTCCAGATAGCCCTGGATGGCCGTCTTCGCCGCGCCCTCGGAGAATGTGGAGCCGGTGTTGGCCCCGTTGGTGCGCACCCCGTAGACGATGGCCACCGTCAGCACCGCGACGAGCGCGATGGCCAGCACGACCCCGACGATCAGCCCGCGCTTGGACCGTTGCGGCGGGTACGGGACCGGCGCGGGAGGCTGCCCGGCATAATTGGCGGGAGCAGGCCCTGCCTGCGGAGCTGGGGCGAAGCCCGAATTACCGGCGTTGGGGTCGTCGTCGGGGAAGTCGACTGGCTGGGATTCGCTTGGGGACTCACGTCGGTTCGGTCCGCCGTTGCCGCCGCCGACGGTGTGGTTCGGCGAGTGCGGACCTGCCATCGTGGTTCTCCTACGGTGGTAGACGGGACTGCAAGCGGGTTGCGGCCCGAGCAATGTGATCCCGGCGACTTGAGTGAGTTCCCTAGGGAGGCTAGCGCACGGCCTTGCGCCGACCGTGCACACAGCGACGGTCGAGGCCCGTGAGTAAGCTAGATAACCTTACTAACGAAGGATGGAGTTTTCGTGACGATCGCGGTGACAGGTTCGATTGCGACCGACAATCTGATGCGGTTTCCCGGCCGGTTTTCCGAGCACCTGCTGGCCGAGCACCTGCAGAAGGTGTCCCTGAGTTTTCTGGTTGACGACCTGGTAATTCACCGCGGCGGCGTGGCGGGCAACATCGCCTTCGCCATCGGCGTGCTGGGCGGCGACGTGGCGCTGGTCGGGGCGGCCGGCGACGACTTCGGCGAGTACCGCGAGTGGCTGCAGTCGCACGGCGTCAACTGCGACCACGTGCTGATCTCGCAAACCGCGAAAACCGCGCGATTCGTCTGCACCACCGATGAGGACATGGCGCAGATCGCATCGTTTTATCCCGGCGCCATGTCGGAGGCCCGCAACATCAAGCTCGCCGATGTCGCGTCCGCGGGTAAGCCGGATCTGGTGATCATCGGTGCCAACGACCCGGACGCGATGGTGGTGCACACCGAGGAGTGCCGCAAGCTCGGCCTGGCGTTCGCCGCCGACCCGTCCCAGCAGCTGCCCCGCCTGTCCGGCGAGGAGATCGACAAGCTCGTCGACGGCGCGGCCTACCTGTTCACCAACGACTACGAGTGGGAGCTGCTGCTCTCCAAGACCGGCTGGTCCGAGGCCGACGTGCAGAAGAAGGTCGAGCTGCGGGTGACCACGCTGGGCGCCAAGGGTGTCGACATCGTCGAGCGCGACGGGACCACCACCCACGTCGGCGTGGTGCCCGAGACCAGCCAGACCGACCCCACCGGCGTCGGTGACGCGTTCCGGGCGGGTTTCCTCACCGGCCGCACCGCCGGGCTGAGCCTCGAGCGGTCGGCGCAGCTGGGCTCGCTGGTCGCGGTGCTGGTGCTGGAGTCCACCGGCACCCAGGAGTGGACGTGGGACCCCGCGGTCGCCAAGAGCCGGTTGGCCGGCGCCTACGGCGACGAGGCGGCCGCCGAGATCGCCGCGGTCCTGGCTTGAGTTGATGCCGCGACCGTAACCACACTGCGAAATTGGCCGTTCCTTTTCGCAGTGGCGTTACGCTCGCCAGCCCTGGGTCAGAGCTGCACGGGGTAGTGCGGCTCGCTGATCTGGGGCACCACGCTGCGCTCGACGAAGATCGCGTGCCAGAGCATGAAGATCAGCAGCGTCCACAGTCGCCGGCTGTGATCGCTGACGCCATTGCGGTGCTCGTCGAGCATCCGGCGCACCGCGGCCTTGTCGACCAGGTGATCGGCCTGCGAGGCGTCCACCGTCGCATAGGCCCACTCCAGCAGCTCGCCGACGCGCAGCCAGTGCCGGATCGGCACCGGAAACCCGAGCTTGGGCCGGTGCAGCACGTGCGCCGGAACGATCGGCTCCAGCGCGCGCCGCAGCGCGTACTTGGTCGTCGTGCGGGTGATCTTCGCCTCGACGGGCAACCGGGAGGCGACGGCGAACACCTCGGGATCCAGGAACGGGACCCGGAGCTCCAGCGAGTTCGCCATCGTCATCTTGTCGGCCTTGACCAGGATGTCGCCGCGCAGCCAGGTGAACAGGTCGATGTGCTGCATGCGGGCCACCGGGTCCCAGCCCGCCGATTCGGCGTACAGCGGCGCTGTGACGTCGGTGTGGGTCCACTGCTCGCGGAACCCGGGCAGCACGTCGCGCAGCTGCGCGTCGGAGAAGCTGCGGGCATTGCCGTAGTAGCGCTCCTCGAGCGTCAGGGAGCCGCGGTGCAGCAGGCTCTTGCCCCGCATCCCGTCCGGCAGCGGCCTGCTCACCTTGCCCACCGATCGCCGCAACGGCCGCGGCAGATAATCAAAGGGCTTGAGCGATAACGGCTCTCGATAGATCGTGTAGCCGCCGAACAACTCGTCGGCGCCCTCGCCGGACAGCACCACCTTGACGTGCTTGCGGGCCTCCCGGGCGACGAAGAACAGCGGCACCAGCGCCGGGTCGGCCACCGGCTCGTCGAGATACCAGACGATCTCCGGCAGGGCGGCGACGAACTCGTCGGGCTTGACTACCTTGGCGATGTGGCGGGCGCCGATCGCCTCGGCCGAGGCCACCGCGACGTCGATCTCGGAGAAACCCTCCCGCTCGAAGCCGGTGGTGAAGGTGATCAGCCGGGGGTTGTGCCGGATGGCAAGCGCCGCGATGGCGGTCGAGTCGATCCCCCCGGACAGGAACGCCCCGACGGTGACGTCGGCACGCATGTGCTTGGCCACCGAGTCCTCGAGCACCGCGGTGATCTCGTCGTAGCGGGCCTGTTCGGTGTCGCGGGTGATCGGCACGGCGGCGAAGCGCGGCACGAAATAGCGGGTGACCTCCGGTTGCAGGAGGTCGGGGCGGATCCGGGCGTAGCAGCCCGATTCCAGCCGGCGCACCCCGCGGTGCAGCGTCTCGGGCTCGGGCACGTACTGCAGGACGGTGTAGTGCTGCACGGCCCGCTCGTCGATGCCGGTGTCGAACCCGATCAGCTCGGCCAGGTCCAGCAGGCACTTCTTCTCGCTGGCCACCGCCGTGCCGCCGGTGCCGGTCGCCATGAACAGCGGCTTGATGCCGAAAGGGTCACGGGCGCAGAACAATTCGCGGGTGACGGTATCCCACAGCGCGAACGCGAACATGCCGCGCAGCCGCGTCAAGACGTCGGTGCCCCAGTAGTGGTATCCGGCGACGACGGCCTCGCCGTCACCGTCGGTGGCGAAGGCGGCGCCATGCCGGCCGGCCAGTTCCTCACGCAGCTCGAGGTAGTTGTAGATCTCGCCGTTGAACACCAGCACGTAGCGCTCAGGCGCCTCGGGCGGCCCCCAGCGCAGCGGCTGGTGCGAATGCGCGATGTCGATGATGGACAGCCGGTTGAAGCCGAAGACGACGGAGCCGTCGGTGTCGGGGTCCACCCAGGTACCGGGCTCGTCGGGCCCGCGGTGCCGCATCGAGTGCGACGCGCGCGCGATGGCATCGTCGGCGCGGGCGGCTGCCGCTTCCTTATCATCGGAGCCCTCCGGGGCGGCAACGAACGCCAGCAGACCACACACGGCGCCCCAGTATGCCGCACTTCGGGGGCGTGCGTGGACCTCCCACCCGGCACGTCGTGAATGGCCGGGCGGACCGGCGGGCCGGGGTTTCGTCGCCCGGCTCAGGCGCGTGGTCTACGCTGCGTAGTATTCGATATCCGAGCAGGAGGCGCTAACGTGACCCCTCGCGAGCAGGACCGTTCGCAACGTTTGTCGCAGGGCAGGTTTCGGCGCCGTTCCGGGGGTTCCGGGCGCCGAGCCAAGGGTCTTTCCCGTCGCCTTCGGCCCTTCGCGGTGGCCCTGACGCTCGGTGTGCTGGCGTTGTTCCTGAGCGGATGCAGCAGCTGGGCGGACGCGCTGGCCCTGGGCTGGCCGCGGGGCATCACCCCGGAGGCCCACCTCAACCGTGATCTGTGGATCGGCGCGGTGATCGCGTCGCTGGTCGTTGGCGGCATCGTGTTCGGCCTGATCTTCTGGGCGTCGGCCTTCCACCGCAAGAAGGCGACCGACACCGTGCTGCCCCGGCAGTTCGGCTACAACATGCCGCTGGAGCTGGTGCTCACGGTGACGCCGTTCCTCATCATCTCGGTGCTGTTCTACTTCACCGTGGTGGTGCAGGAGAAGATGCTGCACCTGGACAAGAACCCCGAGGTTGTGATCGATGTCACGGCCTTCCAGTGGAACTGGAAGTTCGGCTATCAGAAGGTCAACTTCAAAGACGGCACGCTGACGTACGACGGCGCCGACCCGGCGCGCAAGAAGGCGATGCTGTCCAAGCCGGAGGGCAAGGACGCCCACGGCGAGGAGCGGGTGGGTGCCGTCCGCGGGCTGAACACCTCGGACCGGCAGTACCTGAACTTCGACAAGGTCGAGACGCTGGGCTCCAGCGAGGAGATCCCGGTGCTGGTGCTGCCCACCGGCAAGCGCATCGAATTCGACCTGGCGTCAGCGGACGTGATCCACACGTTCTGGGTGCCGGAGTTCCTGTTCAAGCGCGACGTGATCCCCAACGCCGACGCGAACAACTCGGTGCACGTCTTCCAGACCGAAGAGATCCAGACGCCAGGAGCGTTCGTGGGCCACTGCGCCGAGTTCTGCGGCACGTATCACTCGATGATGAACTTCGAGGTTCGGGTCGTGGCGCCCAACGACTTCAAGGCCTACCTGCAGCAGCGGACGGGCGGAAAGAGCAACGCCGAGGCGTTGCAGGCGATCGGGCAGCCCCCGCTCGCGGTGACCACTCACCCGTTCGACACCAAGCGCGGCCAATTGGCCGGCAGCCAGTAGGTTAGGACACCAAATGCATATCGAAGCCAGGCTATTCGAAGTCATTGCCGGGTTTTTCATTGTGGTTGCGGTGCTCTATGGGGCGTTGACCGCGGTCTTCGCCACCGGCGGCGTGGAGTGGGCGGGCACCACCGCGCTGGTGCTGACCGGTGGCCTGGCGTTGATCACGGCGACGTTCTTCCGCTTCGTGGCGCGCCGGCTGGACACCCGGCCCGAGGACTACGAGGGTGCTGAGATCAGCGATGGAGCAGGGGAATTGGGCTTCTTCAGCCCGCACAGCTGGTGGCCGATTCTGGTCGCGCTGTCGGCCTCGGTGATTGCGGTGGGCATCGCCCTGTGGTTGCCGTGGCTGATCGTCGCCGGGGTGATGTTCGTGCTGACGACGGTGGCCGGACTGGTCTTCGAGTACTACCTCGGTCCCGAGAAGCACTGATTCGCGGCATAAAGGTCACAATCAGATCACGTGATTGGTGGGCCGTTCGCGACGACGGCTTTGCCCCTTTGGGGTTCGGTAGTGTTTTGCCCAGGCAAACGAGAAGCGTCCCAGCGCGCCCGCAACGATCTGATCGGGGAGTTTTTGCGCGCAGGTGAGGCAGTCGAACAGGGTAGGCAAAGGCAGAGATGAGCGGGTCGAGACCCCCGGGATGGGATCCTGACGAACCCGACCGTGCCGACCCGATCAGCCACGAACCGGACCCTGGCGACGAGCCGGACGACGAACTGGAACGCGACGCCGACGGCGAGGCCGAGCCGGAACCCTTCGAGGACAGCGCCGAACTGGCGGCGAACCAGGCCGACGAGACGGACGCCTACTCGCGTGCCTACTCGGCTCCGGAGTCCGAGCACTTCACCAGCGGCCCCTACCTGCCGGCCGATCTGGGGCTCTACGACTACGACGACTTCGACGAGTCCGCCGATGCTGACGACGAGCGCAGCACCGCGCGCTGGCCGTGGGTGGTGGGGGTCGCCGCGATCGTGGCCGCGATCGCCCTCGTCGTGTCGGTATCGCTGCTGTTCGCGCGCACCGATACCACCAAGCTCGCCAACCCCGGCACCACCATCGCCCCGTCCACGCCGCCGCTGCAGGACGAGATCACGACCACCAAACCGCCGCCGCCCCCGCCGCCACCGCCAACCACGACCGAACCGCCACCGCCCCCGACAGCAACGGAGACCCAGACTGTGACGGTGACGCCTTCGCCAGCACCGCCGCCCGCGCCCGCGCCCGCGCCCGCCCCCGCTCCGGCGCCGCCGCCCGCGACGTCCACGGCGGCCGCGCCGCCACCGCCGCCGACCACGCCGGCGGGGCCGCGCCAGGTCACCTACTCGGTGACCGGCACCAAAGCGCCGGGCGACATCATTTCGGTGACCTACGTCGACGCGTCCGGCCGGCGCCGCACGCAGCACAACGTGTATATCCCGTGGTCGATGACCGTCACCCCGATCTCACAATCCGACGTGGGTTCGGTGGAGGCTTCCAGCCTGTTCCGGCTCAGCAGGCTCAATTGCTCGATCACGACCAGCGACGGAACGGTGCTCTCGTCGAACAGCAACGACTTGCCGCAGACGAGCTGCTGATGGTCAGCAGATATTCGGCGTACCGGCGCGGCGTGGGCGACGACGACACCATTGCGCCCGAGGTCATCGACCGCATCCTGATCGGCGCGTGCGCCGCCATTTATCTGGTGCTGCTGGGCGTCAGCGTGGCG
This window harbors:
- a CDS encoding MmpS family transport accessory protein, yielding MSGSRPPGWDPDEPDRADPISHEPDPGDEPDDELERDADGEAEPEPFEDSAELAANQADETDAYSRAYSAPESEHFTSGPYLPADLGLYDYDDFDESADADDERSTARWPWVVGVAAIVAAIALVVSVSLLFARTDTTKLANPGTTIAPSTPPLQDEITTTKPPPPPPPPPTTTEPPPPPTATETQTVTVTPSPAPPPAPAPAPAPAPAPPPATSTAAAPPPPPTTPAGPRQVTYSVTGTKAPGDIISVTYVDASGRRRTQHNVYIPWSMTVTPISQSDVGSVEASSLFRLSRLNCSITTSDGTVLSSNSNDLPQTSC
- the asnB gene encoding asparagine synthase (glutamine-hydrolyzing) — translated: MCGLLAFVAAPEGSDDKEAAAARADDAIARASHSMRHRGPDEPGTWVDPDTDGSVVFGFNRLSIIDIAHSHQPLRWGPPEAPERYVLVFNGEIYNYLELREELAGRHGAAFATDGDGEAVVAGYHYWGTDVLTRLRGMFAFALWDTVTRELFCARDPFGIKPLFMATGTGGTAVASEKKCLLDLAELIGFDTGIDERAVQHYTVLQYVPEPETLHRGVRRLESGCYARIRPDLLQPEVTRYFVPRFAAVPITRDTEQARYDEITAVLEDSVAKHMRADVTVGAFLSGGIDSTAIAALAIRHNPRLITFTTGFEREGFSEIDVAVASAEAIGARHIAKVVKPDEFVAALPEIVWYLDEPVADPALVPLFFVAREARKHVKVVLSGEGADELFGGYTIYREPLSLKPFDYLPRPLRRSVGKVSRPLPDGMRGKSLLHRGSLTLEERYYGNARSFSDAQLRDVLPGFREQWTHTDVTAPLYAESAGWDPVARMQHIDLFTWLRGDILVKADKMTMANSLELRVPFLDPEVFAVASRLPVEAKITRTTTKYALRRALEPIVPAHVLHRPKLGFPVPIRHWLRVGELLEWAYATVDASQADHLVDKAAVRRMLDEHRNGVSDHSRRLWTLLIFMLWHAIFVERSVVPQISEPHYPVQL
- a CDS encoding cytochrome c oxidase subunit 4, coding for MHIEARLFEVIAGFFIVVAVLYGALTAVFATGGVEWAGTTALVLTGGLALITATFFRFVARRLDTRPEDYEGAEISDGAGELGFFSPHSWWPILVALSASVIAVGIALWLPWLIVAGVMFVLTTVAGLVFEYYLGPEKH
- a CDS encoding carbohydrate kinase family protein; the protein is MTIAVTGSIATDNLMRFPGRFSEHLLAEHLQKVSLSFLVDDLVIHRGGVAGNIAFAIGVLGGDVALVGAAGDDFGEYREWLQSHGVNCDHVLISQTAKTARFVCTTDEDMAQIASFYPGAMSEARNIKLADVASAGKPDLVIIGANDPDAMVVHTEECRKLGLAFAADPSQQLPRLSGEEIDKLVDGAAYLFTNDYEWELLLSKTGWSEADVQKKVELRVTTLGAKGVDIVERDGTTTHVGVVPETSQTDPTGVGDAFRAGFLTGRTAGLSLERSAQLGSLVAVLVLESTGTQEWTWDPAVAKSRLAGAYGDEAAAEIAAVLA